A genomic segment from Clostridium pasteurianum BC1 encodes:
- a CDS encoding AAA family ATPase yields MNKSLMIGTSDFRKIIDNNGYYIDKSIFIKDIIEYNKEVLLLARPRRFGKTLNMTMLKYFFESDKENNRYLFENLAIGKYKEIMKMQGKYPVIYITFKDIKVGSFITFERAILRLVIDIYREHSYLQESSNLADYEKSDLNKFVLGNFDYIDCIDAIKHLSGLLYKHHSKRVILLIDEYDTPIHSSYLNDYYDEAIEFMRGFLGGALKDNVYIEKAIIIGILRMAKESIFSGLNNIKTSTLVDYSFEEAFGFTENEVEELLDYYGLKYEMNEVRSWYNGYICGNKVIYNPWSIVNYADNNERGLVPYWINTSSNDIIEQLISQGDANVKMNLEDLINGKTIVKPIREDISLREINENPNNIWSFLLFSGYLKVISRTQDEYGLTCELMVPNIEVLYLYREIIIKWADKSINAHSYNYMLKCLVNGDIKEFSKFFKDYVINSMSYFDASGKESEKVYHAFVLGMLVALSDSYKVRSNRESGYGRYDVMLIPKDKTQNGIVIEFKKYDDEDEENIEKAAENALSQIKDRNYKVELINEGVKNIIELGIAFKGKEVKLLWQ; encoded by the coding sequence ATGAATAAATCCCTAATGATAGGAACCAGTGATTTTAGAAAGATAATAGATAATAATGGCTACTATATTGATAAGAGCATATTTATTAAAGACATCATTGAATATAATAAAGAAGTTTTATTATTAGCTAGACCAAGAAGATTTGGAAAAACTTTAAATATGACAATGTTAAAATATTTCTTTGAAAGTGACAAAGAAAATAATAGATATTTATTTGAAAATCTAGCAATTGGTAAATACAAAGAAATTATGAAAATGCAAGGAAAGTATCCTGTCATATACATAACTTTTAAGGATATTAAGGTAGGAAGTTTCATTACCTTTGAAAGGGCAATATTAAGGTTAGTAATAGATATATATAGAGAACATAGCTATTTACAGGAAAGTTCTAATCTAGCTGATTATGAAAAAAGTGATTTAAATAAGTTTGTCTTAGGGAATTTTGATTATATAGATTGTATTGATGCCATCAAACATTTAAGTGGACTTTTATACAAACACCATAGCAAAAGAGTAATTCTTCTTATTGACGAGTATGATACTCCAATTCACTCTTCATATTTGAATGATTACTATGATGAGGCAATAGAATTTATGAGAGGATTTCTTGGAGGAGCATTGAAAGATAATGTATACATAGAAAAGGCTATTATTATCGGTATACTTAGGATGGCTAAGGAAAGTATTTTTTCAGGGTTAAATAATATAAAAACCAGTACATTGGTAGATTATTCTTTTGAAGAAGCTTTTGGATTTACGGAAAATGAAGTAGAAGAACTTTTAGATTACTATGGACTGAAATATGAAATGAATGAAGTTAGAAGTTGGTATAACGGGTATATTTGTGGAAATAAGGTTATCTATAATCCTTGGTCTATAGTAAATTATGCTGATAATAATGAGAGAGGATTAGTACCATATTGGATAAATACAAGCAGTAATGACATTATAGAGCAGCTTATATCTCAGGGAGATGCTAATGTTAAAATGAATCTTGAAGATTTAATTAATGGTAAGACAATTGTAAAGCCAATTAGGGAGGATATATCACTTAGAGAGATAAATGAAAATCCTAACAATATATGGTCATTTCTTCTTTTTAGCGGCTATTTAAAAGTAATAAGCAGAACTCAGGATGAATATGGACTAACCTGTGAACTTATGGTTCCTAATATAGAAGTGCTTTATCTCTATAGAGAAATTATTATTAAATGGGCGGACAAAAGCATAAATGCCCATAGCTATAATTATATGCTGAAGTGTTTAGTAAATGGAGATATTAAAGAATTTAGCAAATTTTTCAAGGACTATGTTATAAATTCAATGAGTTATTTTGATGCAAGTGGAAAGGAAAGTGAAAAGGTGTACCATGCTTTTGTACTTGGAATGTTAGTAGCTCTCAGTGATAGTTATAAAGTAAGGTCAAATAGAGAAAGTGGTTATGGAAGATATGATGTTATGCTGATACCAAAAGATAAAACCCAAAATGGTATTGTTATAGAATTTAAAAAATATGATGATGAAGATGAAGAAAATATAGAAAAAGCAGCGGAAAATGCCTTAAGTCAAATTAAAGATAGGAACTATAAGGTAGAATTAATAAATGAGGGTGTAAAAAATATAATCGAATTAGGCATTGCCTTTAAAGGTAAAGAAGTCAAGCTATTATGGCAATAG
- a CDS encoding acyltransferase has translation MHKKRLCGLELLRAFAFLLVLMQHSIGGYSLDPKASFNNAVPLRMIFTISKPAVPMFIFISAVLLLYNYGDGIDIKTFYKNRITTIILPYILCSFIYIILYHKKIDNLFISLLNGNTVFHLWYMGTIIRIYFIFPIVLFLLNKLKIKSNEFNNFFIIFYLIFSFILIANKDSIDLFVSRLFTKTSNFHIKEFMSISPIYLSIYFIIGYYFVTYINKAVNLLLRYKTVITILFIIFLIPNYLVIMGDRININLNNYFTTAISIAFTINSIFFWYIVSIHIIERKNRLENLLKFISHYSFGGYLLHVLILNVVADVFYWFYKLTNNYVFPSVSIFILTAIITPLICNILSFIPFSKYIFGVKTYHWS, from the coding sequence ATGCATAAAAAAAGATTATGCGGGTTAGAATTATTAAGAGCTTTTGCTTTTTTACTTGTACTTATGCAACATAGTATAGGCGGCTATTCTTTAGATCCCAAAGCATCATTTAACAATGCTGTTCCTTTGAGAATGATTTTTACAATTTCAAAACCTGCTGTTCCAATGTTTATATTTATATCAGCGGTATTATTATTATATAATTATGGTGATGGCATAGACATAAAAACATTTTATAAAAATCGAATAACTACAATAATTTTACCATATATTTTATGTTCCTTTATTTATATTATTCTCTATCACAAAAAAATAGATAATTTATTCATTTCACTTTTAAATGGTAATACAGTATTCCATTTATGGTATATGGGTACGATTATAAGAATTTACTTTATTTTTCCAATCGTTTTGTTTTTATTAAACAAATTAAAGATTAAATCCAATGAATTCAACAATTTTTTTATAATATTTTATCTCATATTCAGTTTTATATTAATTGCAAACAAAGATTCTATTGATTTATTTGTATCGCGTTTATTTACAAAGACTTCTAATTTTCACATAAAAGAATTTATGTCAATTTCACCTATTTATTTATCTATTTATTTTATAATTGGATATTATTTTGTAACATACATTAATAAAGCTGTAAATCTACTGCTTAGATATAAAACAGTTATAACAATACTTTTCATTATTTTTCTCATACCTAATTATCTAGTTATAATGGGAGACAGAATTAACATAAATTTAAATAATTATTTCACAACAGCAATTTCAATTGCCTTTACTATTAATTCAATATTTTTTTGGTACATTGTAAGCATACATATAATTGAAAGAAAAAATAGATTAGAAAATTTATTAAAATTTATTTCTCACTATTCTTTTGGAGGATACCTTTTACATGTATTAATACTAAATGTAGTAGCAGATGTTTTTTATTGGTTCTATAAATTAACCAATAATTATGTATTCCCTAGCGTGTCAATATTCATATTAACTGCGATAATAACACCTTTGATATGTAATATATTAAGTTTCATACCATTTAGCAAATATATTTTTGGAGTTAAAACATATCACTGGTCTTAG
- a CDS encoding type II toxin-antitoxin system Phd/YefM family antitoxin yields the protein MPQIRPVSDLRNNFADISRVVHETSEPVFLTKNGYGDMVVMSMEAYERKLFESDIYFKLKEAELEAKSTNKRFSHEEVFSDLRAGLVDKVNKDNVSASRTT from the coding sequence ATGCCACAGATTAGACCAGTATCAGATTTAAGAAATAATTTTGCTGATATTTCAAGGGTTGTTCATGAAACATCAGAGCCAGTGTTTTTGACTAAAAATGGTTATGGTGACATGGTTGTCATGAGTATGGAAGCCTATGAACGTAAGCTGTTTGAAAGTGATATCTACTTTAAGCTGAAGGAAGCGGAACTAGAAGCTAAATCCACGAATAAACGCTTTTCACATGAAGAAGTATTTTCAGATTTAAGGGCAGGGCTCGTGGATAAAGTAAATAAAGATAATGTATCAGCCAGTAGAACCACTTGA
- a CDS encoding heavy metal translocating P-type ATPase, which yields MNVKKRELILEGLCCANCAAKIENKSKNISGVSSANIDFVSKKLTLEIENENEIIRILEEAKSIVKKIEPDVKIIDTSIKDINAEADEEDNSSKKIKFAGLAVGVILYIVTFFLADSSNVKVIFSIAAYLLIGAEVLIKSFKNIIRGEVFDENFLMSIASIGALAIKQYPEGIAVMLFYQIGETFQDMAVDRSRRSITKLMDIKPEFANLQVKDDFMKVHPEDVNIGDIILIKPGEKVPLDGTIIKGASMVDTSDLTGESLPREVNVGSTVLGGFINENGVLTVKVTKGFGESAVSKILELVQNASSKKAQTENFITKFARYYTPIVTLSAVLLAVVPTLVIPGTHFSQWLYRALVFLVVSCPCALVISIPLGFFGGIGGASRKGILIKGSNYLEALYNVKTVVFDKTGTLTKGVFTVTEVNSRNNITEDELLEYAALAESYSNHPIAKSILKAYEDKNGKLETVHNNDIPACKMRAKCQNIMPNSINLKKSNNSSIDKISKAIFKPCKYKSNTDHDTLNYSELAGYGIKAIIKGKNILAGNAKLMKNENIAYEDVNTIGTIIHIAIDNIYAGYIVISDELKNDSASTIKALKNLGMKKTVMLTGDASRVAAEIGNKLGIDEVYSELLPNEKVEKFEMLYSMKTPKEKILYVGDGVNDAPVLARADVGVAMGGLGSDAAIEASDVVIMTDEPSKLVTAIKVARKTQYIVWQNIIFALGIKVVILALGALGFANMWEAVFGDVGVALIAVLNSMRALNVRKL from the coding sequence TTGAATGTGAAAAAAAGAGAACTCATATTAGAAGGCTTATGCTGTGCCAATTGTGCAGCTAAAATAGAGAATAAATCAAAAAATATATCGGGAGTAAGTTCAGCAAATATAGACTTTGTATCAAAAAAATTAACTTTGGAAATTGAAAATGAAAATGAAATTATACGTATCCTTGAGGAAGCTAAAAGCATTGTAAAGAAAATAGAACCGGATGTTAAAATAATAGATACAAGTATTAAAGATATTAATGCTGAGGCTGATGAAGAAGATAATTCTAGCAAGAAAATTAAATTTGCCGGACTGGCTGTAGGGGTAATACTCTATATAGTTACTTTTTTCCTAGCAGATAGTTCTAACGTAAAGGTTATTTTTTCTATAGCAGCTTATCTCTTAATTGGTGCTGAAGTTTTAATTAAATCCTTTAAAAATATAATTCGTGGAGAAGTCTTTGATGAAAATTTTCTTATGAGTATTGCAAGTATTGGTGCTCTTGCAATTAAACAATATCCTGAAGGTATAGCTGTTATGCTTTTCTATCAAATCGGAGAAACTTTTCAGGACATGGCAGTGGACAGATCCAGAAGGTCTATAACAAAGCTAATGGATATAAAGCCTGAGTTTGCTAATCTGCAGGTTAAGGATGATTTTATGAAAGTACATCCTGAAGATGTAAATATAGGCGATATTATTCTCATAAAACCCGGTGAAAAGGTTCCTTTGGATGGTACTATAATAAAAGGTGCTTCAATGGTGGATACTTCCGATCTTACTGGAGAATCTCTTCCAAGAGAGGTGAATGTAGGAAGCACAGTACTTGGTGGTTTTATCAATGAGAATGGTGTACTGACAGTTAAAGTTACTAAAGGTTTTGGTGAATCCGCAGTATCAAAAATACTAGAATTGGTTCAAAATGCCAGCAGTAAGAAAGCTCAAACAGAAAATTTTATAACTAAATTTGCTAGATATTATACTCCTATAGTTACACTTTCAGCTGTACTACTTGCTGTAGTCCCTACTTTAGTGATCCCGGGAACACATTTTTCTCAGTGGCTATACAGAGCTTTAGTTTTTCTAGTTGTATCCTGCCCTTGTGCCCTTGTAATTTCTATACCTTTAGGTTTCTTTGGAGGTATAGGGGGTGCTTCAAGAAAAGGTATCCTTATAAAAGGAAGCAATTATTTAGAGGCTCTTTACAATGTAAAAACTGTAGTTTTTGATAAAACAGGCACTCTTACAAAGGGGGTATTTACTGTTACCGAAGTAAACAGCAGAAACAATATAACAGAGGATGAATTACTGGAATACGCTGCTCTTGCAGAAAGCTATTCCAATCATCCAATAGCAAAATCTATTTTAAAAGCCTATGAAGATAAAAATGGTAAGCTTGAAACAGTGCATAATAATGATATTCCAGCTTGTAAGATGAGAGCTAAATGTCAGAATATTATGCCAAATAGTATAAACTTAAAAAAATCAAATAATTCTTCTATTGATAAAATATCAAAGGCAATTTTTAAGCCTTGCAAGTATAAAAGCAACACTGATCATGATACTTTAAATTACAGTGAGCTTGCTGGTTACGGTATAAAGGCCATAATAAAAGGTAAAAATATCCTTGCTGGTAATGCAAAGCTGATGAAAAATGAAAATATAGCCTATGAAGATGTAAATACTATAGGAACTATAATTCATATAGCAATAGATAATATCTATGCTGGATATATTGTAATTTCCGATGAATTAAAGAATGATTCAGCTAGTACAATAAAGGCTTTAAAAAACTTAGGCATGAAGAAAACAGTTATGCTTACTGGTGATGCTTCTAGAGTTGCTGCTGAAATAGGAAATAAACTAGGCATAGACGAGGTTTACTCAGAGCTTCTTCCAAATGAAAAGGTAGAAAAATTTGAAATGCTATACAGCATGAAAACACCAAAGGAAAAAATATTATATGTAGGTGATGGAGTAAACGACGCTCCTGTGCTGGCAAGAGCTGATGTAGGTGTTGCCATGGGTGGTCTGGGGTCAGATGCAGCTATTGAGGCTTCCGATGTAGTAATTATGACAGATGAACCTTCAAAGCTAGTAACTGCTATAAAAGTAGCAAGAAAAACTCAGTATATTGTATGGCAAAATATAATTTTTGCTTTAGGCATAAAGGTTGTAATCCTGGCTCTAGGTGCTTTAGGCTTTGCAAATATGTGGGAAGCTGTATTTGGAGATGTAGGAGTGGCTTTAATAGCAGTGCTGAATTCTATGAGAGCTTTGAATGTGAGGAAGCTGTAA
- a CDS encoding ArsR/SmtB family transcription factor produces MSTYNIVKEVVYLANKEVETIETCNCTVLHEDIINKVRENMIDEELLYDLSDLYKVFGDTTRVKILHVLSISEMCVCDISSLLGIKQSSVSHQLKTLRQAKLVKYRRNGKVVYYSLDDNHVEQIFNQGLAHIKEK; encoded by the coding sequence ATGAGCACATATAATATTGTAAAGGAAGTGGTTTATTTGGCTAACAAGGAAGTTGAAACTATAGAAACCTGTAACTGCACTGTGCTTCATGAAGATATAATTAATAAAGTTAGAGAAAATATGATTGATGAAGAATTACTCTATGATTTATCCGATTTATACAAGGTATTTGGTGATACCACCAGAGTTAAAATTCTTCACGTACTATCTATATCTGAAATGTGTGTATGTGATATATCAAGTCTACTTGGAATAAAACAATCTTCAGTATCACATCAATTGAAAACACTAAGGCAGGCTAAATTAGTTAAATACAGAAGAAATGGCAAAGTAGTCTATTATTCTTTAGATGATAATCACGTGGAACAAATATTCAATCAAGGATTAGCACATATAAAAGAAAAATAA
- a CDS encoding class I SAM-dependent methyltransferase produces MTLLEEYKNQNIWRDWDKYIKKLPLNKNQTVYDLGCSTGVVSKLLSSQVKKVIGFDNDRCLLEEANKQKQNNCEFILEDIFTFIKNMMNYF; encoded by the coding sequence ATGACATTATTAGAAGAATACAAAAATCAAAATATTTGGAGAGATTGGGATAAATATATAAAGAAATTACCATTAAATAAAAACCAAACAGTTTATGATTTAGGCTGCTCAACTGGAGTTGTGTCAAAATTACTTTCGTCACAAGTAAAAAAAGTAATTGGCTTTGATAATGATAGGTGTCTTTTAGAAGAAGCAAATAAACAGAAACAAAATAATTGTGAATTTATCTTAGAAGATATTTTTACATTTATTAAGAATATGATGAATTATTTTTAA
- a CDS encoding PhzF family isomerase, whose protein sequence is MARKYNLYQIDSFTKDKFVGNPAGVITNADGLTSDEMQKIARELNNSETAFIFSSNNNEYDVHTKFFTPTNEVPICGHATIAAHYARAIENKLNTSRAYHKTGAGILPVDIVKENKDYKITMTQGKIEFGHIIEGINRKNLLSAINISDADLLESYPIQIVSTGHSKVIVGIKSIATLNKMKPDYDALSRLSNIIKCNGYYVFTVDSQDSDILVHGRMFAPAIGINEDPVTGNANGPLGAYLVHHKLIQHDNFLFKFKAKQGEAIKRSGIIEVEVIIQNNEPVEVKISGNAVIVFKSELSLE, encoded by the coding sequence ATGGCAAGAAAGTATAATTTATATCAAATAGACTCATTCACTAAGGATAAATTTGTTGGAAATCCAGCTGGAGTTATAACAAATGCTGACGGATTAACTTCAGATGAAATGCAGAAAATAGCTAGGGAACTTAATAATTCTGAAACAGCTTTTATCTTTTCCTCAAATAATAACGAGTATGATGTTCATACAAAGTTCTTCACGCCAACTAATGAAGTGCCAATTTGTGGACATGCTACTATTGCTGCACACTATGCCCGTGCTATTGAAAATAAACTTAACACTTCAAGGGCTTATCATAAGACAGGTGCAGGAATTTTGCCTGTTGATATAGTGAAAGAAAACAAAGATTACAAAATTACTATGACGCAAGGAAAAATTGAATTTGGCCATATTATTGAAGGAATAAACAGAAAAAATCTTTTATCAGCAATAAATATAAGTGATGCTGATTTATTAGAAAGTTATCCAATTCAGATAGTTTCAACAGGCCATTCTAAGGTTATAGTTGGTATAAAAAGCATTGCAACCTTAAATAAAATGAAACCTGATTATGATGCCCTTTCTAGATTGAGCAATATTATTAAATGTAATGGATATTATGTTTTTACAGTGGATTCTCAGGATAGTGATATTTTAGTTCACGGTAGAATGTTTGCTCCTGCTATAGGTATCAATGAAGATCCTGTAACTGGTAATGCAAATGGTCCTTTGGGGGCATATTTGGTTCACCATAAATTGATCCAGCATGATAACTTTTTATTTAAATTTAAAGCTAAACAAGGCGAAGCCATAAAACGTTCAGGTATTATTGAAGTGGAAGTAATTATACAAAATAATGAACCCGTAGAAGTTAAAATTTCAGGAAATGCTGTAATAGTGTTTAAATCTGAGTTATCATTGGAATAA
- a CDS encoding tryptophan transporter, with protein sequence MSSKNDVRKLVTIALLLAIGMVLYQITPGVVMGMRPNFLLAMMFIAIILADDYKLTILIGLVSGIYCAIISTFPGGQVGNIVDKLITCQVVFLMFKAMKDRIPKQIMVAIIGLVCTAVSGTVFLLTVSVVAGLPKSFTTLLLAVVLPAVIANAIISVILYNAVNISLKYSRR encoded by the coding sequence ATGAGTTCAAAAAATGATGTGAGAAAACTAGTCACAATAGCTCTTCTTCTTGCCATAGGAATGGTATTATACCAAATAACACCTGGTGTTGTAATGGGAATGAGACCAAATTTTCTTTTAGCCATGATGTTCATAGCAATTATATTAGCCGATGATTATAAGCTAACTATTTTAATCGGACTTGTATCAGGTATATATTGTGCAATTATCAGTACTTTTCCAGGTGGACAGGTTGGCAACATTGTTGATAAGCTTATTACCTGCCAGGTAGTCTTTCTAATGTTTAAAGCAATGAAAGACAGAATACCAAAACAAATTATGGTTGCTATTATAGGACTTGTATGTACCGCAGTAAGTGGAACAGTTTTTTTATTAACTGTTTCTGTTGTAGCAGGATTACCAAAATCATTTACAACTCTTCTCCTAGCTGTAGTGCTTCCAGCCGTTATAGCTAATGCTATTATATCTGTAATTTTATATAATGCCGTAAATATTAGTTTAAAATATTCTCGTAGATAG